In the Malus domestica chromosome 16, GDT2T_hap1 genome, one interval contains:
- the LOC103402721 gene encoding mediator of RNA polymerase II transcription subunit 25 isoform X2, translated as MAEKQLIVAVEGTAAMGPCWATVVSDYLDKIIRSFCGNEPSGQKLSTSTVELSLVTFNTHGSYCGCLVQRSGWTRDVDLFLHRLSAIPFSGGGFSDAAIAEGLSEALMMFPTVQNGSQNQQNVDCQKHCVLIAASKPHPLPTPVYRPQIQNLEQNENIDAQTENRLYDAEAVAKSFPQSSVSLSVICPIQLPELRAIYNAGKRNPRAADPPIDNAKNPRFLVLISENFMEARATLSHPGITTLPSNQSPVKMDIAPVASVTGPPPTSMPSVNGPVMNRQPISVGNVPPATVKVEPSTVSSMGPSFAHIPSVRPPSQGVPSLQTSSPSSASQEMATNNDNVPDLKPVVSGVTHPSRPVGSILNNISQARVMNAAALTGGTSMGLPTMGQNPMAMHVSNMISSGMASSVGAAQNVFTSSGSGTLTQVAQNPGLNSFTSGTSNVAGNNNLGMSQPMSNLQGGVSMGQAVPGMSQGNLSGPQMVQSGIGMNPNMMSALGSTGASSGTGTMIPTPGMAQQVQSGMQSLGANNNSASNVPFSQQTSSALASAQSKYVKVWEGNLSGQRQGQPVFITRLEGYRSASASETLAANWPPTMQIVRLISQDHMNNKQYVGKADFLVFRAMNQHGFLGQLQEKKLCAVIQLPSQTLLLSVSDKACRLIGMLFPGDMVVFKPQVGGQQQQQQQQQQQMQQLQQQQIQVGGQQQHMQVPGQQQQQQIQVGGQQQHMQVPGQQQQQQMQVPGQQQQQQMQVPGQQQQHPQIQQHPQIQQQHPQIQQQQQLSQQQLSQLQSQQQLPQLQQLQQQHQQHQQQQLVGTGMTQAYVQGRSQLVSQGQVSSQGPNMPGGGFMG; from the exons GAGTTTCTGTGGAAACGAGCCAAGTGGGCAG AAGCTGTCGACTTCTACTGTTGAGCTCTCCCTGGTCACGTTCAATACTCATGGATCTTATTGTG GTTGCCTGGTACAACGGAGTGGCTGGACAAGGGATGTGGATCTCTTCTTACATAGGCTTTCAGCTATACCCTTTTCTGGGGGTGGTTTTAGTGATGCTGCAATTGCGGAAGGGCTTTCGGAAGCTCTAATG ATGTTCCCTACAGTTCAAAATGGAAGCCAAAATCAACAAAATGTGGATTGTCAGAAGCATTGTGTTCTTATTGCTGCAAGTAAACCTCACCCTCTGCCCACACCAGTGTATCGGccacaaattcaaaatttggagcaaaatgaaaatattgatgcacaaacAGAAAATCGTCTTTATGATGCCGAGGCTGTTGCTAAATCATTTCCACAG AGCTCTGTTTCACTGTCAGTCATTTGTCCAATACAGCTACCTGAGCTCAGAGCAATATACAATGCG GGAAAACGCAACCCTAGAGCGGCAGATCCACCAATTGATAATGCGAAAAATCCCCGCTTTCTTGTTTTAATCTCAGAGAATTTTATGGAGGCCCGTGCTACTTTAAGTCATCCAGGAATTACAACTTTGCCCTCAAATCAGAGTCCTGTAAAAATGGACATAGCTCCTGTTGCTTCAGTTACTGGGCCGCCTCCAACTTCTATGCCCTCTG TGAATGGACCTGTTATGAATCGGCAACCAatttctgttggaaatgtgcctccTGCTACTGTAAAAGTT GAGCCAAGTACCGTAAGTTCCATGGGACCTTCTTTTGCACACATTCCATCTGTCCGTCCTCCTTCCCAAGGAGTCCCGAGCTTGCAGACTTCTTCACCATCTTCTGCTTCTCAAGAGATGGCCACAAATAATGATAATGTGCCAGATTTGAAACCTGTAGTGAGTGGTGTGACACATCCCTCGCGTCCTGTCGGTAGCATCCTCAATAACATCTCTCAAGCACGTGTGATGAACGCAGCAGCCTTAACTGGAGGAACTTCTATGGGACTCCCAACTATGGGTCAAAATCCTATGGCCATGCATGTATCAAACATGATATCTAGTGGAATGGCATCTTCAGTTGGTGCTGCTCAAAATGTATTTACATCTTCAGGGTCCGGCACTCTTACACAGGTTGCGCAGAACCCAGGTCTTAATTCATTCACTTCAGGTACCTCTAATGTCGCTGGCAACAATAACCTTGGGATGTCACAACCAATGAGCAACCTCCAAGGTGGTGTTAGTATGGGTCAAGCTGTGCCTGGTATGAGCCAAGGAAATCTCTCGGGACCGCAAATGGTTCAAAGTGGAATTGGCATGAACCCGAACATGATGAGTGCCCTTGGTTCAACAGGTGCCTCTTCTGGAACTGGTACAATGATTCCTACTCCAGGAATGGCTCAACAGGTGCAATCTGGGATGCAGTCACTTGGTGCAAACAATAATTCAGCATCTAATGTGCCGTTTTCACAACAGACATCAAGTGCTCTGGCATCTGCACAATCCAAATATGTGAAAGTCTGGGAG GGAAATTTATCTGGGCAGAGACAAGGGCAGCCTGTGTTTATCACTAGATTGGAG GGTTACAGGAGTGCTTCAGCTTCTGAGAC GCTTGCAGCAAACTGGCCACCAACAATGCAAATAGTGAGGCTCATATCTCAGGACCACATGAATAACAA GCAATATGTTGGAAAGGCAGACTTTTTAGTTTTTCGGGCAATGAATCAGCATGGGTTTCTTGGGCAATTGCAAGAGAAGAAACTT TGTGCAGTGATCCAATTGCCCTCTCAGACACTACTGCTCTCTGTTTCAGACAAAGCATGCCGCTTGATTGGAATGCTGTTTCCAGGG GATATGGTTGTGTTTAAGCCACAAGTAGGCGGtcagcaacagcagcagcagcagcagcagcagcaaatgCAACAGCTACAACAGCAACAAATTCAAGTAGGCGGTCAGCAACAACACATGCAAGTTCCTGGTCAGCAACAGCAGCAACAAATTCAAGTAGGCGGTCAGCAACAACACATGCAAGTTCCCGGTCAGCAACAGCAGCAACAAATGCAAGTACCGGGTCAGCAACAGCAGCAACAAATGCAAGTACCCGGTCAGCAACAACAGCATCCTCAGATTCAACAACATCCACAGATTCAACAGCAGCACCCTCAGATTCAACAACAGCAGCAACTCTCGCAGCAGCAGCTCTCACAACTTCAATCACAACAGCAACTGCCGCAGCTTCAGCAATTGCAGCAACAGCATCAACAGCATCAACAACAACAGTTGGTTGGGACGGGGATGACTCAAGCTTATGTTCAAGGCCGGTCGCAATTAGTTTCACAGGGACAGGTTTCGTCACAAGGGCCTAATATGCCTGGAGGGGGCTTTATGGGTTAA
- the LOC103403243 gene encoding lysine histidine transporter-like 6 isoform X2 has protein sequence MVTTSPPKEVVSDDKWKEEPVDNARRAKWWYSTFHTVTAMIGAGVLSLPYAMVYLGWGPGTMVLVISWCMTLNTMWQMIQLHECVPGTRFDRYIDLGRHAFGPKFGPWIVLPQQMIVQVGCDIVYMVTGGKCLKKFVEMACANCTPVKQSYWIVIFGSLHFFLSQLPNFNSVAGVSLAAAIMSLSYSTIAWAGCLSKGQVENESYAYKKTSPADYMFRVFNALGQISFAFAGHAVVLEIQATIPSTPEKPSRIPMWKGALGAYFINAICYFPVALIGYWAFGQDVDDNVLIDLKKPAWLIAAANLMVVVHVIGSYQVYAMPVFDMLERMMVKKVNFPPGIALRLITRSAYVAFTLFVGVTFPFFGDLLGFFGGFGFAPTSYFLPCIMWLRIKKPKRYSIPWLVNWVCIFIGVFIMLASTVGGFRNIIADASTYRFYT, from the exons atggttACAACTTCTCCTCCAAAG GAAGTTGTTTCAGACGACAAATGGAAGGAGGAGCCGGTGGACAACGCCCGCCGAGCAAAATGGTGGTACTCCACCTTTCACACAGTCACCGCCATGATCGGTGCCGGTGTACTCAGCCTGCCTTATGCCATGGTCTACTTAGGATG GGGTCCAGGGACAATGGTGCTGGTAATATCATGGTGCATGACCTTGAACACAATGTGGCAGATGATTCAGCTCCATGAATGTGTTCCGGGAACTCGGTTTGACCGATACATCGACCTTGGCCGACACGCCTTCGGACCAAAGTTCGGGCCATGGATTGTGCTTCCGCAACAAATGATTGTGCAGGTTGGTTGTGACATAGTGTACATGGTCACCGGAGGAAAgtgtctaaagaagtttgtggAGATGGCATGTGCCAATTGCACACCGGTCAAGCAATCGTACTGGATTGTCATCTTTGGTTCCCttcatttctttctttcccAGCTCCCCAATTTCAACTCTGTTGCTGGTGTTTCTTTAGCAGCAGCTATCATGTCACTAAG TTATTCAACTATAGCGTGGGCAGGTTGCTTAAGCAAAGGTCAGGTTGAAAACGAGAGCTATGCATACAAGAAAACAAGCCCTGCAGATTACATGTTTAGGGTTTTCAATGCATTAGGTCAAATCTCGTTTGCATTTGCTGGGCATGCAGTTGTGCTTGAAATCCAAGCCACAATTCCATCGACGCCCGAGAAGCCATCGAGAATTCCCATGTGGAAAGGTGCTCTAGGAGCCTACTTTATCAATGCAATTTGCTATTTCCCGGTGGCCCTCATCGGGTACTGGGCTTTCGGTCAAGATGTTGATGATAACGTGCTCATAGATCTTAAAAAACCTGCATGGCTCATTGCTGCTGCTAACCTAATGGTTGTCGTCCATGTCATTGGCAGCTACCAG GTTTATGCTATGCCTGTTTTTGACATGCTTGAGAGGATGATGGTGAAAAAGGTGAACTTCCCACCTGGAATTGCACTTAGACTGATCACGAGATCAGCTTATGTTG CATTTACATTATTTGTTGGAGTCACCTTCCCTTTCTTTGGAGACCTTCTTGGTTTCTTTGGTGGATTTGGTTTTGCCCCCACTTCATACTTT CTTCCTTGTATAATGTGGCTGAGAATTAAGAAACCAAAGAGATACAGCATTCCATGGCTCGTCAACTGG GTTTGCATATTCATCGGAGTGTTCATCATGTTGGCTTCCACAGTTGGAGGTTTTCGTAATATCATTGCTGATGCATCAACATATCGTTTTTACACGTAA
- the LOC103402721 gene encoding mediator of RNA polymerase II transcription subunit 25 isoform X1 — MAEKQLIVAVEGTAAMGPCWATVVSDYLDKIIRSFCGNEPSGQKLSTSTVELSLVTFNTHGSYCGCLVQRSGWTRDVDLFLHRLSAIPFSGGGFSDAAIAEGLSEALMMFPTVQNGSQNQQNVDCQKHCVLIAASKPHPLPTPVYRPQIQNLEQNENIDAQTENRLYDAEAVAKSFPQSSVSLSVICPIQLPELRAIYNAGKRNPRAADPPIDNAKNPRFLVLISENFMEARATLSHPGITTLPSNQSPVKMDIAPVASVTGPPPTSMPSVNGPVMNRQPISVGNVPPATVKVEPSTVSSMGPSFAHIPSVRPPSQGVPSLQTSSPSSASQEMATNNDNVPDLKPVVSGVTHPSRPVGSILNNISQARVMNAAALTGGTSMGLPTMGQNPMAMHVSNMISSGMASSVGAAQNVFTSSGSGTLTQVAQNPGLNSFTSGTSNVAGNNNLGMSQPMSNLQGGVSMGQAVPGMSQGNLSGPQMVQSGIGMNPNMMSALGSTGASSGTGTMIPTPGMAQQVQSGMQSLGANNNSASNVPFSQQTSSALASAQSKYVKVWEGNLSGQRQGQPVFITRLEGYRSASASETLAANWPPTMQIVRLISQDHMNNKQYVGKADFLVFRAMNQHGFLGQLQEKKLCAVIQLPSQTLLLSVSDKACRLIGMLFPGLNLPSVQDMVVFKPQVGGQQQQQQQQQQQMQQLQQQQIQVGGQQQHMQVPGQQQQQQIQVGGQQQHMQVPGQQQQQQMQVPGQQQQQQMQVPGQQQQHPQIQQHPQIQQQHPQIQQQQQLSQQQLSQLQSQQQLPQLQQLQQQHQQHQQQQLVGTGMTQAYVQGRSQLVSQGQVSSQGPNMPGGGFMG, encoded by the exons GAGTTTCTGTGGAAACGAGCCAAGTGGGCAG AAGCTGTCGACTTCTACTGTTGAGCTCTCCCTGGTCACGTTCAATACTCATGGATCTTATTGTG GTTGCCTGGTACAACGGAGTGGCTGGACAAGGGATGTGGATCTCTTCTTACATAGGCTTTCAGCTATACCCTTTTCTGGGGGTGGTTTTAGTGATGCTGCAATTGCGGAAGGGCTTTCGGAAGCTCTAATG ATGTTCCCTACAGTTCAAAATGGAAGCCAAAATCAACAAAATGTGGATTGTCAGAAGCATTGTGTTCTTATTGCTGCAAGTAAACCTCACCCTCTGCCCACACCAGTGTATCGGccacaaattcaaaatttggagcaaaatgaaaatattgatgcacaaacAGAAAATCGTCTTTATGATGCCGAGGCTGTTGCTAAATCATTTCCACAG AGCTCTGTTTCACTGTCAGTCATTTGTCCAATACAGCTACCTGAGCTCAGAGCAATATACAATGCG GGAAAACGCAACCCTAGAGCGGCAGATCCACCAATTGATAATGCGAAAAATCCCCGCTTTCTTGTTTTAATCTCAGAGAATTTTATGGAGGCCCGTGCTACTTTAAGTCATCCAGGAATTACAACTTTGCCCTCAAATCAGAGTCCTGTAAAAATGGACATAGCTCCTGTTGCTTCAGTTACTGGGCCGCCTCCAACTTCTATGCCCTCTG TGAATGGACCTGTTATGAATCGGCAACCAatttctgttggaaatgtgcctccTGCTACTGTAAAAGTT GAGCCAAGTACCGTAAGTTCCATGGGACCTTCTTTTGCACACATTCCATCTGTCCGTCCTCCTTCCCAAGGAGTCCCGAGCTTGCAGACTTCTTCACCATCTTCTGCTTCTCAAGAGATGGCCACAAATAATGATAATGTGCCAGATTTGAAACCTGTAGTGAGTGGTGTGACACATCCCTCGCGTCCTGTCGGTAGCATCCTCAATAACATCTCTCAAGCACGTGTGATGAACGCAGCAGCCTTAACTGGAGGAACTTCTATGGGACTCCCAACTATGGGTCAAAATCCTATGGCCATGCATGTATCAAACATGATATCTAGTGGAATGGCATCTTCAGTTGGTGCTGCTCAAAATGTATTTACATCTTCAGGGTCCGGCACTCTTACACAGGTTGCGCAGAACCCAGGTCTTAATTCATTCACTTCAGGTACCTCTAATGTCGCTGGCAACAATAACCTTGGGATGTCACAACCAATGAGCAACCTCCAAGGTGGTGTTAGTATGGGTCAAGCTGTGCCTGGTATGAGCCAAGGAAATCTCTCGGGACCGCAAATGGTTCAAAGTGGAATTGGCATGAACCCGAACATGATGAGTGCCCTTGGTTCAACAGGTGCCTCTTCTGGAACTGGTACAATGATTCCTACTCCAGGAATGGCTCAACAGGTGCAATCTGGGATGCAGTCACTTGGTGCAAACAATAATTCAGCATCTAATGTGCCGTTTTCACAACAGACATCAAGTGCTCTGGCATCTGCACAATCCAAATATGTGAAAGTCTGGGAG GGAAATTTATCTGGGCAGAGACAAGGGCAGCCTGTGTTTATCACTAGATTGGAG GGTTACAGGAGTGCTTCAGCTTCTGAGAC GCTTGCAGCAAACTGGCCACCAACAATGCAAATAGTGAGGCTCATATCTCAGGACCACATGAATAACAA GCAATATGTTGGAAAGGCAGACTTTTTAGTTTTTCGGGCAATGAATCAGCATGGGTTTCTTGGGCAATTGCAAGAGAAGAAACTT TGTGCAGTGATCCAATTGCCCTCTCAGACACTACTGCTCTCTGTTTCAGACAAAGCATGCCGCTTGATTGGAATGCTGTTTCCAGGG CTAAATCTACCATCGGTTCAGGATATGGTTGTGTTTAAGCCACAAGTAGGCGGtcagcaacagcagcagcagcagcagcagcagcaaatgCAACAGCTACAACAGCAACAAATTCAAGTAGGCGGTCAGCAACAACACATGCAAGTTCCTGGTCAGCAACAGCAGCAACAAATTCAAGTAGGCGGTCAGCAACAACACATGCAAGTTCCCGGTCAGCAACAGCAGCAACAAATGCAAGTACCGGGTCAGCAACAGCAGCAACAAATGCAAGTACCCGGTCAGCAACAACAGCATCCTCAGATTCAACAACATCCACAGATTCAACAGCAGCACCCTCAGATTCAACAACAGCAGCAACTCTCGCAGCAGCAGCTCTCACAACTTCAATCACAACAGCAACTGCCGCAGCTTCAGCAATTGCAGCAACAGCATCAACAGCATCAACAACAACAGTTGGTTGGGACGGGGATGACTCAAGCTTATGTTCAAGGCCGGTCGCAATTAGTTTCACAGGGACAGGTTTCGTCACAAGGGCCTAATATGCCTGGAGGGGGCTTTATGGGTTAA
- the LOC103402721 gene encoding mediator of RNA polymerase II transcription subunit 25 isoform X3: MAEKQLIITVEGTAAMGPFWELIFKDYLEKIIRSKLSTSTVELSLVTFNTHGSYCGCLVQRSGWTRDVDLFLHRLSAIPFSGGGFSDAAIAEGLSEALMMFPTVQNGSQNQQNVDCQKHCVLIAASKPHPLPTPVYRPQIQNLEQNENIDAQTENRLYDAEAVAKSFPQSSVSLSVICPIQLPELRAIYNAGKRNPRAADPPIDNAKNPRFLVLISENFMEARATLSHPGITTLPSNQSPVKMDIAPVASVTGPPPTSMPSVNGPVMNRQPISVGNVPPATVKVEPSTVSSMGPSFAHIPSVRPPSQGVPSLQTSSPSSASQEMATNNDNVPDLKPVVSGVTHPSRPVGSILNNISQARVMNAAALTGGTSMGLPTMGQNPMAMHVSNMISSGMASSVGAAQNVFTSSGSGTLTQVAQNPGLNSFTSGTSNVAGNNNLGMSQPMSNLQGGVSMGQAVPGMSQGNLSGPQMVQSGIGMNPNMMSALGSTGASSGTGTMIPTPGMAQQVQSGMQSLGANNNSASNVPFSQQTSSALASAQSKYVKVWEGNLSGQRQGQPVFITRLEGYRSASASETLAANWPPTMQIVRLISQDHMNNKQYVGKADFLVFRAMNQHGFLGQLQEKKLCAVIQLPSQTLLLSVSDKACRLIGMLFPGDMVVFKPQVGGQQQQQQQQQQQMQQLQQQQIQVGGQQQHMQVPGQQQQQQIQVGGQQQHMQVPGQQQQQQMQVPGQQQQQQMQVPGQQQQHPQIQQHPQIQQQHPQIQQQQQLSQQQLSQLQSQQQLPQLQQLQQQHQQHQQQQLVGTGMTQAYVQGRSQLVSQGQVSSQGPNMPGGGFMG; encoded by the exons AAGCTGTCGACTTCTACTGTTGAGCTCTCCCTGGTCACGTTCAATACTCATGGATCTTATTGTG GTTGCCTGGTACAACGGAGTGGCTGGACAAGGGATGTGGATCTCTTCTTACATAGGCTTTCAGCTATACCCTTTTCTGGGGGTGGTTTTAGTGATGCTGCAATTGCGGAAGGGCTTTCGGAAGCTCTAATG ATGTTCCCTACAGTTCAAAATGGAAGCCAAAATCAACAAAATGTGGATTGTCAGAAGCATTGTGTTCTTATTGCTGCAAGTAAACCTCACCCTCTGCCCACACCAGTGTATCGGccacaaattcaaaatttggagcaaaatgaaaatattgatgcacaaacAGAAAATCGTCTTTATGATGCCGAGGCTGTTGCTAAATCATTTCCACAG AGCTCTGTTTCACTGTCAGTCATTTGTCCAATACAGCTACCTGAGCTCAGAGCAATATACAATGCG GGAAAACGCAACCCTAGAGCGGCAGATCCACCAATTGATAATGCGAAAAATCCCCGCTTTCTTGTTTTAATCTCAGAGAATTTTATGGAGGCCCGTGCTACTTTAAGTCATCCAGGAATTACAACTTTGCCCTCAAATCAGAGTCCTGTAAAAATGGACATAGCTCCTGTTGCTTCAGTTACTGGGCCGCCTCCAACTTCTATGCCCTCTG TGAATGGACCTGTTATGAATCGGCAACCAatttctgttggaaatgtgcctccTGCTACTGTAAAAGTT GAGCCAAGTACCGTAAGTTCCATGGGACCTTCTTTTGCACACATTCCATCTGTCCGTCCTCCTTCCCAAGGAGTCCCGAGCTTGCAGACTTCTTCACCATCTTCTGCTTCTCAAGAGATGGCCACAAATAATGATAATGTGCCAGATTTGAAACCTGTAGTGAGTGGTGTGACACATCCCTCGCGTCCTGTCGGTAGCATCCTCAATAACATCTCTCAAGCACGTGTGATGAACGCAGCAGCCTTAACTGGAGGAACTTCTATGGGACTCCCAACTATGGGTCAAAATCCTATGGCCATGCATGTATCAAACATGATATCTAGTGGAATGGCATCTTCAGTTGGTGCTGCTCAAAATGTATTTACATCTTCAGGGTCCGGCACTCTTACACAGGTTGCGCAGAACCCAGGTCTTAATTCATTCACTTCAGGTACCTCTAATGTCGCTGGCAACAATAACCTTGGGATGTCACAACCAATGAGCAACCTCCAAGGTGGTGTTAGTATGGGTCAAGCTGTGCCTGGTATGAGCCAAGGAAATCTCTCGGGACCGCAAATGGTTCAAAGTGGAATTGGCATGAACCCGAACATGATGAGTGCCCTTGGTTCAACAGGTGCCTCTTCTGGAACTGGTACAATGATTCCTACTCCAGGAATGGCTCAACAGGTGCAATCTGGGATGCAGTCACTTGGTGCAAACAATAATTCAGCATCTAATGTGCCGTTTTCACAACAGACATCAAGTGCTCTGGCATCTGCACAATCCAAATATGTGAAAGTCTGGGAG GGAAATTTATCTGGGCAGAGACAAGGGCAGCCTGTGTTTATCACTAGATTGGAG GGTTACAGGAGTGCTTCAGCTTCTGAGAC GCTTGCAGCAAACTGGCCACCAACAATGCAAATAGTGAGGCTCATATCTCAGGACCACATGAATAACAA GCAATATGTTGGAAAGGCAGACTTTTTAGTTTTTCGGGCAATGAATCAGCATGGGTTTCTTGGGCAATTGCAAGAGAAGAAACTT TGTGCAGTGATCCAATTGCCCTCTCAGACACTACTGCTCTCTGTTTCAGACAAAGCATGCCGCTTGATTGGAATGCTGTTTCCAGGG GATATGGTTGTGTTTAAGCCACAAGTAGGCGGtcagcaacagcagcagcagcagcagcagcagcaaatgCAACAGCTACAACAGCAACAAATTCAAGTAGGCGGTCAGCAACAACACATGCAAGTTCCTGGTCAGCAACAGCAGCAACAAATTCAAGTAGGCGGTCAGCAACAACACATGCAAGTTCCCGGTCAGCAACAGCAGCAACAAATGCAAGTACCGGGTCAGCAACAGCAGCAACAAATGCAAGTACCCGGTCAGCAACAACAGCATCCTCAGATTCAACAACATCCACAGATTCAACAGCAGCACCCTCAGATTCAACAACAGCAGCAACTCTCGCAGCAGCAGCTCTCACAACTTCAATCACAACAGCAACTGCCGCAGCTTCAGCAATTGCAGCAACAGCATCAACAGCATCAACAACAACAGTTGGTTGGGACGGGGATGACTCAAGCTTATGTTCAAGGCCGGTCGCAATTAGTTTCACAGGGACAGGTTTCGTCACAAGGGCCTAATATGCCTGGAGGGGGCTTTATGGGTTAA
- the LOC103403243 gene encoding lysine histidine transporter-like 6 isoform X1: protein MVTTSPPPKEVVSDDKWKEEPVDNARRAKWWYSTFHTVTAMIGAGVLSLPYAMVYLGWGPGTMVLVISWCMTLNTMWQMIQLHECVPGTRFDRYIDLGRHAFGPKFGPWIVLPQQMIVQVGCDIVYMVTGGKCLKKFVEMACANCTPVKQSYWIVIFGSLHFFLSQLPNFNSVAGVSLAAAIMSLSYSTIAWAGCLSKGQVENESYAYKKTSPADYMFRVFNALGQISFAFAGHAVVLEIQATIPSTPEKPSRIPMWKGALGAYFINAICYFPVALIGYWAFGQDVDDNVLIDLKKPAWLIAAANLMVVVHVIGSYQVYAMPVFDMLERMMVKKVNFPPGIALRLITRSAYVAFTLFVGVTFPFFGDLLGFFGGFGFAPTSYFLPCIMWLRIKKPKRYSIPWLVNWVCIFIGVFIMLASTVGGFRNIIADASTYRFYT, encoded by the exons GAAGTTGTTTCAGACGACAAATGGAAGGAGGAGCCGGTGGACAACGCCCGCCGAGCAAAATGGTGGTACTCCACCTTTCACACAGTCACCGCCATGATCGGTGCCGGTGTACTCAGCCTGCCTTATGCCATGGTCTACTTAGGATG GGGTCCAGGGACAATGGTGCTGGTAATATCATGGTGCATGACCTTGAACACAATGTGGCAGATGATTCAGCTCCATGAATGTGTTCCGGGAACTCGGTTTGACCGATACATCGACCTTGGCCGACACGCCTTCGGACCAAAGTTCGGGCCATGGATTGTGCTTCCGCAACAAATGATTGTGCAGGTTGGTTGTGACATAGTGTACATGGTCACCGGAGGAAAgtgtctaaagaagtttgtggAGATGGCATGTGCCAATTGCACACCGGTCAAGCAATCGTACTGGATTGTCATCTTTGGTTCCCttcatttctttctttcccAGCTCCCCAATTTCAACTCTGTTGCTGGTGTTTCTTTAGCAGCAGCTATCATGTCACTAAG TTATTCAACTATAGCGTGGGCAGGTTGCTTAAGCAAAGGTCAGGTTGAAAACGAGAGCTATGCATACAAGAAAACAAGCCCTGCAGATTACATGTTTAGGGTTTTCAATGCATTAGGTCAAATCTCGTTTGCATTTGCTGGGCATGCAGTTGTGCTTGAAATCCAAGCCACAATTCCATCGACGCCCGAGAAGCCATCGAGAATTCCCATGTGGAAAGGTGCTCTAGGAGCCTACTTTATCAATGCAATTTGCTATTTCCCGGTGGCCCTCATCGGGTACTGGGCTTTCGGTCAAGATGTTGATGATAACGTGCTCATAGATCTTAAAAAACCTGCATGGCTCATTGCTGCTGCTAACCTAATGGTTGTCGTCCATGTCATTGGCAGCTACCAG GTTTATGCTATGCCTGTTTTTGACATGCTTGAGAGGATGATGGTGAAAAAGGTGAACTTCCCACCTGGAATTGCACTTAGACTGATCACGAGATCAGCTTATGTTG CATTTACATTATTTGTTGGAGTCACCTTCCCTTTCTTTGGAGACCTTCTTGGTTTCTTTGGTGGATTTGGTTTTGCCCCCACTTCATACTTT CTTCCTTGTATAATGTGGCTGAGAATTAAGAAACCAAAGAGATACAGCATTCCATGGCTCGTCAACTGG GTTTGCATATTCATCGGAGTGTTCATCATGTTGGCTTCCACAGTTGGAGGTTTTCGTAATATCATTGCTGATGCATCAACATATCGTTTTTACACGTAA